The Ascidiaceihabitans donghaensis genome includes the window ATTTGGCAGAGCAGATCGCGCGTTAAGCGTTCACAAACCAGCATGCGCTGCCTATAGCTGAACCATGGCGAAGCGTACCAAAAAACCAACAAAGCCAAAAGGCACCCCACGTCGTCCTTTGCGGTGGTTGATGTGGCAGTCTGTGCGCGTGTTCAGCGTTGCGTTTCTGGTTGCGGTTTTGTTGGTTGTTTTGGGCACTGTCGTGAACCCGTTCACCACCATTTACATGTCTCAGGAAAAGAACCGTTTGGGCGGCGTTGATTACCAATGGGTGTCGTTAGAAGAAGTGGCCCCCGTTATGGCCCGATCGGTTGTGGCGGCTGAGGATGCAAATTTCTGTCGCCATTGGGGATTCGATGTTGAGGCCATCAAAGATGCTATCGAAGATGGATCAAACCGCGGGGCTTCTACGTTAAGCCAGCAAACGGTCAAGAACGTTTATTTGTGGCATGGTCGGAATTATACACGCAAAGCGATGGAAGCTTTTGGAACGCTTTTGGTCGAAGCGGTCTGGTCCAAGCGTCGCATCGTCGAAGTGTATCTGAATGTCGCGGAATTTGACGAAGGTGTATTTGGAGTCGAAGCGGCAGCGCGGCATTACTTTGGGGTCGGTCCCGAAGACCTAAGTGGTGTGCAGGCCGCCCGGCTGGCTGCGATTTT containing:
- the mtgA gene encoding monofunctional biosynthetic peptidoglycan transglycosylase, with translation MAKRTKKPTKPKGTPRRPLRWLMWQSVRVFSVAFLVAVLLVVLGTVVNPFTTIYMSQEKNRLGGVDYQWVSLEEVAPVMARSVVAAEDANFCRHWGFDVEAIKDAIEDGSNRGASTLSQQTVKNVYLWHGRNYTRKAMEAFGTLLVEAVWSKRRIVEVYLNVAEFDEGVFGVEAAARHYFGVGPEDLSGVQAARLAAILPGPKTRSASKPSASVRKRAAQIMDGAATIRADGRAGCFES